In the Polyangiaceae bacterium genome, one interval contains:
- a CDS encoding polymer-forming cytoskeletal protein, translating to MAAASSIIAEGTVIRGNVRGRGSIEIRGHVEGDVEVDGDVALSEGAGVEGNVSGAQLVIAGQVSGDLRGTDAVLLERGARVVGDLVAPRIGIADGALIRGHVRTEGEPSAPRKAQVAVARRPLMERPAAPVAVEANHADNAPKEPAAKPATAPRRGDGPPAPVVPALAKGVRGKKKRAKRT from the coding sequence ATGGCAGCCGCATCCTCCATCATCGCCGAAGGAACCGTGATCCGCGGCAACGTGCGCGGTCGGGGTTCCATCGAGATCCGTGGCCACGTCGAAGGAGACGTCGAGGTCGACGGGGACGTCGCCCTCAGCGAAGGTGCCGGCGTGGAAGGGAACGTTTCCGGGGCCCAGCTAGTGATCGCTGGCCAGGTCTCGGGCGATTTGCGCGGCACCGACGCGGTACTGTTGGAGCGCGGCGCACGCGTCGTTGGCGATCTGGTCGCGCCCCGCATCGGGATCGCCGACGGCGCCTTGATCCGCGGCCACGTCCGCACCGAAGGCGAGCCGTCTGCTCCGCGCAAAGCTCAGGTTGCAGTCGCGCGGCGCCCGTTGATGGAACGTCCCGCAGCTCCGGTGGCTGTCGAGGCGAACCATGCCGACAATGCCCCGAAGGAACCCGCAGCCAAACCTGCTACTGCGCCACGCCGCGGCGACGGCCCTCCGGCCCCGGTGGTGCCCGCCCTGGCCAAGGGTGTTCGGGGGAAGAAGAAGCGAGCGAAGCGAACGTGA
- a CDS encoding polymer-forming cytoskeletal protein, whose protein sequence is MSGRGPLRIEGKVNGDVSVDGNLELCAGASVDGDIAAASLELAGNLQGDAKCSGAIVIRAGAEVKGDLVGASVSIEAGSVVDVRLDTEFELDFSRARR, encoded by the coding sequence GTGAGCGGACGGGGGCCGCTGCGCATCGAAGGCAAGGTCAACGGCGACGTTTCCGTGGACGGCAACTTGGAGCTGTGCGCGGGTGCCAGCGTGGACGGCGACATCGCCGCTGCGAGCCTGGAGCTGGCGGGGAACCTGCAGGGCGACGCCAAGTGTTCCGGAGCAATCGTCATCCGCGCCGGGGCAGAGGTGAAGGGGGACCTGGTCGGAGCCAGCGTGAGCATCGAGGCCGGATCCGTGGTCGACGTGCGTTTGGACACGGAGTTCGAGCTCGACTTCAGCAGGGCGCGCCGCTAG
- a CDS encoding polymer-forming cytoskeletal protein → MASTVIGEGLTIEGDVTGEEEFVIHGTVRGALTTSGPVQVSQSGVVEADVSGSSLVIAGKVTGNATARDRVDIQSGGRLLGDVKASRLTIADGASFKGSVDMDV, encoded by the coding sequence ATGGCAAGCACTGTGATAGGAGAAGGTCTGACCATCGAGGGCGACGTCACCGGCGAGGAGGAATTCGTCATCCACGGAACGGTGCGCGGTGCACTGACCACCTCGGGTCCAGTCCAAGTCAGCCAAAGTGGTGTCGTGGAGGCCGACGTGAGCGGCAGCTCCCTCGTCATCGCCGGCAAAGTCACGGGCAACGCCACGGCGCGAGACCGCGTCGACATCCAATCCGGCGGGCGCTTGTTGGGGGACGTGAAAGCGTCCCGTTTGACCATTGCTGACGGCGCGTCCTTCAAGGGCAGCGTCGACATGGACGTGTGA